In the Clostridium sporogenes genome, one interval contains:
- a CDS encoding NUDIX domain-containing protein: MKFKYCPLCGEKLIEKYSWDEGGVPYCKRHNIMYFDTPKPCIVVGIIKEDKVLLLKQSYIYKNSKVLLSGYVSSGETIEETVHREVKEEAGINIKDLKYLGSDYLESKDIVMITFMATYKDGELNKSEEVEWINWIPIKEAIAHMEEDEIGKRIIKKIMLNY, from the coding sequence ATGAAATTTAAGTATTGTCCATTATGTGGGGAAAAATTAATTGAAAAGTATAGTTGGGACGAAGGTGGAGTTCCATATTGTAAGAGACATAATATAATGTATTTTGATACTCCTAAACCTTGTATTGTAGTAGGTATAATTAAAGAAGATAAAGTGTTGCTATTAAAACAAAGCTATATATATAAGAATTCTAAAGTTCTTTTATCAGGATATGTATCTAGTGGAGAGACTATTGAAGAGACAGTTCATAGAGAAGTTAAAGAGGAAGCTGGTATTAATATAAAGGATTTAAAATATTTAGGCAGTGATTATTTAGAGAGCAAAGATATAGTTATGATTACATTTATGGCAACATATAAAGATGGAGAATTAAATAAATCAGAAGAAGTAGAATGGATTAATTGGATACCTATAAAAGAGGCTATAGCTCATATGGAAGAAGATGAAATCGGAAAAAGGATAATAAAAAAAATAATGCTTAATTATTAA
- a CDS encoding YbaB/EbfC family nucleoid-associated protein, which translates to MARGGFPNMGGANMNNLIKQAQKLQQDMEKMQGDMEKKEFSATVGGGAVTAVANGKKQIVNIKIKPEVVDEDDIEMLQDLIMSACNEALKKAEEDTSSEMKRLTGGMNLPGMF; encoded by the coding sequence ATGGCAAGAGGTGGATTCCCTAACATGGGTGGAGCAAATATGAATAACTTAATAAAACAGGCTCAAAAACTTCAACAAGATATGGAAAAAATGCAAGGTGATATGGAAAAGAAAGAATTCTCAGCTACAGTTGGAGGAGGAGCAGTTACAGCCGTTGCTAATGGTAAAAAACAAATAGTGAATATAAAAATAAAACCAGAAGTTGTAGATGAAGATGATATAGAAATGCTTCAAGATTTAATAATGAGTGCATGCAATGAAGCTTTAAAGAAGGCTGAAGAAGATACTTCAAGTGAAATGAAAAGATTAACTGGAGGAATGAACTTACCAGGAATGTTCTAG
- the dnaX gene encoding DNA polymerase III subunit gamma/tau, producing the protein MSYTALYREWRPRTFKEVVGQKHITVTLKNQVMEKRIAHAYLFCGTRGTGKTSTAKILSKAVNCLNPKDGEPCNECEICNKINSGTLMDVIEMDAASKRKLEDIKEVIENVKYPPQEGKNKVYIMDEVHMLTQEAVNAFLKTLEEPPSNVIFILATTDPQKLPVTILSRCQRFDFRRIRNEEIFERLRSIVSQQGVYADDRSLNLIARMSDGAMRDALSILDQVISTGDGKVEYDQVLDMLGLVTNENLLRITNSIIEKDVEKSMRIIEDIVLSGKDIYNFMKDMITHLRNILMVKVSKNPDEILDMSSENIDLVKEQAEKIRIEEIMRNIKILQDAEQQSKWVKQSRIYLELAVLKMCKIEYDTSKEVILSRLNKIEELIKSGNIKLAISEEKKKIEPKEFNLKREKESIQHSKIEQNSLEDYNKDSKLTVETVKKMWHDILEAFKSRRLMVLYAALVTADITDCKEGIITLNYNKQYSFNKKRLEKPENNKIVQEIFSEVLKEKIRIIYTVEESVKEENLPEEVLKNTFGDNILEIIDE; encoded by the coding sequence GTGTCTTATACCGCATTATATAGAGAGTGGAGACCCAGAACCTTTAAAGAGGTAGTTGGACAAAAACATATAACAGTAACGCTTAAAAATCAAGTTATGGAAAAAAGAATAGCTCATGCTTATCTTTTTTGTGGAACAAGAGGTACAGGAAAAACATCTACAGCAAAAATATTATCAAAAGCAGTAAATTGTTTAAATCCTAAAGATGGTGAACCTTGTAACGAATGTGAAATTTGTAATAAAATAAATAGTGGAACTTTAATGGATGTAATAGAAATGGATGCTGCTTCTAAAAGAAAATTAGAGGACATAAAGGAAGTTATAGAAAATGTAAAATATCCTCCACAGGAAGGAAAAAATAAAGTTTATATAATGGATGAGGTTCATATGTTAACTCAAGAAGCAGTAAATGCTTTTTTGAAAACTTTAGAAGAACCTCCAAGCAATGTAATATTTATATTAGCAACCACTGATCCTCAAAAATTACCTGTAACTATATTATCTAGATGCCAAAGATTTGATTTTAGAAGAATAAGAAATGAGGAAATATTTGAAAGGCTTAGGTCAATAGTATCACAGCAGGGAGTATACGCAGATGATAGAAGTCTTAATCTTATAGCTAGAATGTCAGATGGGGCAATGAGAGATGCTTTAAGTATATTAGATCAAGTTATATCTACTGGAGATGGAAAAGTAGAATATGATCAAGTTTTAGATATGCTAGGGTTAGTTACAAATGAAAATCTTCTAAGAATTACAAATAGTATAATAGAAAAAGATGTAGAGAAGTCTATGAGAATAATAGAAGATATAGTTTTAAGTGGAAAAGATATATATAACTTTATGAAAGATATGATAACCCATCTTAGAAATATACTTATGGTAAAAGTAAGTAAAAATCCAGATGAAATATTAGATATGTCCAGTGAAAATATTGATTTAGTAAAAGAGCAGGCTGAAAAAATAAGAATAGAAGAAATAATGAGAAATATAAAAATACTTCAGGATGCAGAACAGCAATCTAAATGGGTAAAACAAAGTAGAATATATTTAGAATTAGCTGTGCTTAAAATGTGCAAAATAGAATATGACACATCTAAAGAAGTAATACTTTCTAGACTTAATAAAATAGAGGAGCTTATAAAATCTGGTAATATAAAATTAGCAATAAGTGAAGAAAAGAAGAAAATAGAGCCAAAGGAATTTAATCTAAAAAGAGAAAAAGAAAGTATACAACATAGTAAAATAGAACAAAATTCATTAGAAGATTATAATAAGGACTCTAAATTAACTGTAGAAACTGTCAAGAAAATGTGGCATGATATATTAGAAGCTTTTAAATCAAGAAGGCTTATGGTATTATATGCAGCTTTAGTCACTGCAGATATAACAGATTGCAAAGAAGGAATTATTACTTTAAATTATAATAAGCAGTATTCTTTCAATAAAAAGAGATTAGAAAAGCCAGAAAATAATAAAATAGTTCAAGAAATTTTTTCTGAGGTACTAAAAGAGAAAATTAGAATAATATATACTGTGGAGGAAAGCGTTAAAGAAGAAAATTTACCAGAAGAAGTTTTAAAAAATACTTTTGGAGATAATATATTAGAAATAATTGATGAATAG
- a CDS encoding pro-sigmaK processing inhibitor BofA family protein encodes MGIEYIAYFILAIFLLFLLVKIFSWPLKILLSLIGNAILGTILLFILNVVGGAFNFYIGINIWTALIAGFFGIPGVIFLIIFKLFL; translated from the coding sequence ATGGGAATAGAATATATTGCTTATTTTATTTTAGCTATATTTTTATTATTTTTATTAGTAAAAATATTTTCATGGCCATTAAAAATTTTATTAAGTTTAATAGGAAATGCAATTTTAGGAACCATATTATTATTTATTTTAAATGTGGTTGGAGGAGCTTTTAATTTTTACATAGGTATAAATATATGGACAGCGTTAATAGCAGGTTTTTTTGGAATACCAGGAGTTATATTCCTTATAATATTTAAATTATTTTTATAA
- a CDS encoding EFR1 family ferrodoxin (N-terminal region resembles flavodoxins. C-terminal ferrodoxin region binds two 4Fe-4S clusters.): protein MNGILFYFSGTGNTKWVADKIENKFSKLNNTIHKVNIENIDDDVLNNIHNYDFIVIGTPIYAEMGPKLINDFVNSIPKVKKRIKCILYSTQGGNTACAVENIHKILHNKGYDVVIKANIKMINNYYFSIGKKPDKVEIENILKDAEKKVEVIIDKFLKGEKYLYNVSKTRLFFGKITSKGFNKILPKFSNNLKSTEHCTKCGMCVRNCPKGNIIFENGGIVFHSNCMLCLRCIYICPSNAIFYKEKRIDQIEKNIIKFLDIK from the coding sequence ATGAATGGTATATTATTTTATTTTAGTGGGACGGGTAATACTAAATGGGTAGCAGATAAAATAGAAAATAAATTCTCTAAACTAAATAATACTATACATAAGGTTAATATAGAAAATATTGATGATGATGTATTAAATAATATTCATAATTATGATTTTATAGTAATAGGAACACCAATTTATGCTGAAATGGGTCCAAAATTAATAAATGATTTTGTTAACAGTATTCCTAAAGTAAAGAAAAGAATTAAATGTATATTATATTCAACTCAAGGTGGCAACACTGCTTGCGCAGTAGAAAATATACATAAAATTTTACATAACAAAGGCTATGATGTAGTTATAAAGGCTAATATAAAGATGATAAATAATTATTATTTTTCTATAGGCAAAAAACCAGATAAAGTTGAAATAGAAAATATATTAAAGGATGCAGAAAAAAAGGTTGAAGTAATTATAGATAAATTTTTAAAAGGAGAAAAATATTTATATAATGTAAGTAAAACTAGATTATTTTTTGGAAAAATAACATCTAAAGGTTTTAATAAAATTCTTCCTAAGTTCTCAAATAATCTTAAATCTACAGAACATTGTACTAAATGTGGCATGTGTGTTAGAAATTGCCCAAAAGGAAATATAATATTTGAAAATGGAGGAATAGTTTTTCATAGTAATTGTATGTTGTGTTTAAGATGTATATATATATGTCCAAGCAATGCAATATTTTATAAAGAAAAAAGAATAGATCAAATAGAAAAAAATATAATAAAATTTTTGGACATAAAATAG
- a CDS encoding tRNA threonylcarbamoyladenosine dehydratase, translating to MDNWLQRTEFLIGKEAIEKLDKSKVVVLGVGGVGSFVIEGLVRSGVADITIVDNDIVDITNMNRQIHANLNTVGKSKVEVMKDRILSINPNCNVTTHQVFINKDNISEIVKKDTDYVVDAIDTASSKILSIVWCDKNNINIISSMGTANKLHPNKLKIADIYDTKVCPLAKIMRYELRKRNIKSLKVLYSEEIPIKGDDRPLNDKGRPTPASIAFVPPCAGLMIAGEVVRDIIK from the coding sequence ATGGATAATTGGTTACAAAGAACTGAATTTTTAATAGGAAAAGAGGCTATAGAAAAATTAGATAAAAGTAAAGTTGTAGTTTTAGGTGTTGGAGGTGTTGGAAGCTTTGTAATAGAAGGATTAGTTAGATCTGGAGTAGCAGATATAACAATAGTTGATAATGATATAGTAGATATAACTAATATGAATAGGCAAATTCATGCTAATTTAAATACTGTTGGCAAATCAAAAGTTGAAGTTATGAAAGATAGAATATTATCTATAAATCCTAATTGTAATGTTACGACTCATCAAGTATTTATAAATAAAGATAATATAAGTGAAATAGTAAAGAAAGATACAGATTATGTTGTAGATGCTATAGATACTGCTTCTTCTAAAATACTAAGTATAGTATGGTGTGATAAGAATAATATAAATATAATAAGTAGTATGGGAACAGCAAATAAGTTGCATCCTAATAAGTTAAAAATAGCAGACATATATGATACTAAAGTGTGTCCATTAGCTAAGATTATGAGATATGAACTTAGAAAGAGAAATATAAAAAGTCTAAAAGTTTTATATTCAGAAGAGATTCCAATAAAAGGTGATGATAGGCCATTGAATGATAAAGGTAGGCCAACACCAGCTAGTATAGCTTTTGTTCCGCCTTGTGCTGGTCTTATGATAGCGGGAGAAGTAGTAAGAGACATAATTAAATAA
- a CDS encoding GNAT family N-acetyltransferase, whose product MNNKFKVSIELAKGTVAEYIVKDITGISIGRIFILELSEKNKYGCFRLNLYRDGENSNIYLNYILRDFLQYAFYKKGLCKINIIINENMNTNVFIEYGFYLEGIINDSRLIEGIKTSEFLFGLDIDTFRKANIYKELSIEGRNIILKLLTPINAQELLDYYIRNENYLKDYEPTRNKTFYTLKGQRDILMDSYKQYLNGSSLEFGIYKDNKFIGKIKISNIIMGILKNCIVGYSIDKDFQGNGYMKEALNLLIDYTFSEINIHRIEASTLVDNIRSQKVLEGCGFKKLGINEKYIYINGRWQDHVTYYIINK is encoded by the coding sequence ATGAACAATAAATTTAAGGTAAGCATAGAATTAGCTAAAGGTACAGTAGCTGAATATATAGTTAAAGATATTACAGGAATAAGTATAGGTAGAATATTTATATTAGAGTTATCAGAAAAGAATAAATATGGTTGTTTTAGATTGAATCTTTATAGAGATGGTGAAAATTCAAATATTTATTTAAATTATATATTAAGAGATTTTTTACAATATGCATTTTATAAAAAAGGACTTTGTAAAATAAATATTATAATTAATGAAAATATGAATACAAATGTTTTTATAGAATATGGATTTTACTTAGAAGGAATTATAAATGATAGTAGATTAATAGAAGGAATAAAAACTAGTGAGTTTTTATTTGGATTAGATATAGATACTTTTAGAAAAGCTAATATATATAAGGAATTAAGTATAGAAGGAAGAAATATAATTTTAAAACTATTAACTCCTATAAATGCACAAGAACTACTAGATTATTATATAAGAAATGAAAATTATTTAAAAGATTATGAACCCACACGAAATAAAACTTTTTACACTTTAAAAGGTCAAAGAGATATATTAATGGATTCATATAAACAATATTTAAATGGAAGTAGCTTAGAATTTGGCATATATAAAGATAATAAGTTTATAGGAAAAATAAAGATATCAAATATAATAATGGGTATATTAAAGAATTGTATTGTAGGATATTCAATAGACAAAGATTTCCAGGGGAATGGATATATGAAAGAAGCGCTTAATTTATTAATAGATTATACATTTAGTGAAATTAATATACATAGAATAGAAGCGTCAACTTTGGTAGACAATATTAGATCTCAAAAAGTATTGGAAGGGTGTGGATTTAAAAAACTAGGTATAAATGAAAAATACATATATATAAATGGAAGATGGCAGGATCATGTTACTTATTATATAATAAATAAATAA
- a CDS encoding YaaL family protein, with protein sequence MKKLNDRKNEKKLLLESIDSVISEINNIRRLFENTSDPKLIDYAIYMEEALKAKYIYLLKEAKEKDIKVEYCDTIKEVEVG encoded by the coding sequence ATGAAGAAATTAAATGATAGGAAAAATGAAAAAAAATTATTACTAGAATCTATAGACAGTGTAATATCAGAGATAAATAATATAAGAAGATTGTTTGAGAATACAAGTGACCCAAAATTAATTGATTATGCTATATATATGGAAGAGGCATTAAAAGCTAAATATATTTATCTCTTAAAAGAAGCTAAAGAAAAAGATATTAAAGTAGAATATTGTGATACAATAAAAGAAGTTGAAGTAGGATAA
- the sfsA gene encoding DNA/RNA nuclease SfsA has product MKITKNILRAEFIKRPNRFQAYVKINNEVEIVHVPNTGRCKEILIPGSTVILREENNENRKTKYDLIAGYKQNMLINIDSQIPNKVVYEALTNSKIEILKEYTDIKREKTFGKSRFDFKLEKENGEIYYLEVKGVTLENGGLTMFPDAPTERGTKHILELIDVKNQGMGAGVLFLIQLDDVKKFTPNHKMDENFGKALKLAQEKGVDILAYDCLVEENSISLNNPIPIEI; this is encoded by the coding sequence TTGAAAATAACTAAAAATATATTAAGAGCTGAGTTTATAAAAAGGCCTAATAGATTTCAGGCCTATGTAAAAATAAATAATGAAGTAGAAATTGTACATGTCCCTAATACAGGAAGATGCAAGGAGATATTAATCCCAGGATCTACGGTTATATTAAGGGAAGAAAATAATGAAAATAGAAAAACTAAATATGACTTGATAGCAGGATATAAACAAAATATGCTTATAAATATAGATTCTCAAATACCTAATAAGGTAGTTTATGAAGCATTAACAAATTCTAAAATAGAAATACTTAAAGAATACACTGATATAAAAAGAGAAAAAACTTTTGGAAAAAGTAGATTTGATTTTAAATTAGAAAAGGAAAATGGAGAAATATACTATTTGGAAGTAAAAGGGGTAACCCTTGAAAATGGTGGTCTAACTATGTTCCCAGATGCGCCTACAGAAAGAGGAACAAAGCATATATTAGAACTTATAGATGTAAAAAACCAAGGTATGGGTGCAGGCGTATTATTTTTAATACAATTAGATGATGTTAAAAAATTTACGCCAAATCATAAGATGGATGAAAATTTTGGAAAGGCTTTAAAGCTAGCACAAGAAAAGGGCGTGGACATTTTAGCCTATGATTGTTTAGTTGAAGAAAATAGTATTTCTTTAAATAATCCTATACCAATCGAAATATAG
- a CDS encoding hydrolase, with amino-acid sequence MSNKIEKTPKHVPEIKGVLRSHMIEVPSIIREASGIRVFGKRIKSFVYSTDVAVIKNTNADAVIAVYPFTPQPIITQSLIIAADIPVFCGVGGGLTTGKRVVNLALDAEFKGAMGVVVNNPTPNEVIQQIKDTIDIPIVVTVVSEYEDIEARINSGATILNISGAKRTAYIVREIRKRYPDFPIIATGGPNEDSIKETIKAGANAITYTPPTASEIFSEVMDKYRFNFKKEHDREENEQS; translated from the coding sequence ATGAGTAACAAAATTGAAAAAACACCTAAACATGTACCAGAGATAAAAGGTGTGTTAAGAAGTCATATGATAGAAGTTCCTTCAATTATTAGAGAAGCTAGTGGCATTAGAGTTTTTGGAAAAAGAATAAAATCCTTTGTGTATAGTACAGATGTTGCTGTTATTAAAAATACTAATGCAGATGCTGTAATAGCGGTATATCCTTTTACGCCTCAACCAATAATAACTCAGTCTTTAATTATAGCTGCAGATATTCCTGTTTTTTGCGGTGTAGGAGGAGGATTAACTACTGGGAAAAGAGTTGTCAATTTAGCTTTAGATGCTGAATTTAAAGGTGCGATGGGAGTTGTTGTAAATAATCCAACACCTAATGAGGTAATACAGCAAATAAAAGATACTATAGATATTCCTATTGTAGTAACAGTTGTATCCGAGTATGAGGATATAGAAGCTAGGATTAATTCAGGCGCCACTATACTTAATATATCAGGAGCTAAAAGAACTGCGTACATAGTTAGAGAAATAAGAAAACGATACCCTGACTTTCCTATAATAGCTACAGGAGGTCCAAATGAAGATAGCATAAAAGAAACCATAAAAGCAGGTGCAAACGCTATAACATATACACCGCCTACAGCATCAGAAATATTTAGTGAAGTTATGGATAAATATAGGTTTAATTTTAAGAAGGAACATGATAGAGAAGAAAATGAACAATCATAA
- the megL gene encoding methionine gamma-lyase: MENIKKMGFATKAIHGGHMGDKQFGSLSTPIYQTSTFIFDSAEQGGRRFAGEENGYIYSRLGNPTSTEVENKLALLEGGEAAVVAASGMGAIAASLWSALKAGDHVVASDTLYGCTFALLNHGLTRYGVEVTFVDVSNLDEVKNALRANTKVVYLETPANPTLKVTDIKKISDMVHESNKECFVFVDNTFCTPYIQKPLELGADVVVHSATKYLNGHGDVIAGFAVGKEEFINQVKLFGIKDMTGSVIGPFEAFLIIRGMKTLQLRMEKHCSNAMEVAKFLESHPAVEKVYYPGLESFEYYELAKKQMNLPGAMISFELKGGVEEGKAVMNNVKLATLAVSLGDAETLIQHPASMTHSPYTAEERKEAGISDGLVRLSVGLEDVEDIISDLKQALDLIVK; the protein is encoded by the coding sequence ATGGAAAATATAAAGAAAATGGGGTTTGCAACAAAGGCTATACATGGGGGACATATGGGAGATAAACAGTTTGGTTCATTATCAACTCCAATATATCAAACATCTACATTTATATTTGATTCCGCAGAACAAGGTGGTAGGAGATTTGCAGGAGAAGAAAATGGATATATATATTCAAGGCTAGGTAATCCTACATCTACAGAAGTAGAGAATAAATTGGCTCTATTAGAAGGTGGCGAGGCAGCTGTTGTAGCGGCATCAGGTATGGGAGCCATAGCTGCATCTTTATGGTCAGCTTTAAAAGCAGGAGATCATGTAGTTGCATCAGATACTTTATATGGATGCACATTTGCATTATTAAATCATGGATTAACAAGATATGGAGTAGAGGTTACATTTGTAGATGTATCTAATTTAGATGAGGTAAAAAATGCATTAAGAGCAAATACTAAAGTAGTTTATTTAGAAACTCCAGCTAACCCAACACTAAAAGTTACTGATATTAAAAAAATATCAGATATGGTTCATGAAAGCAATAAAGAATGTTTTGTATTTGTTGATAATACTTTTTGTACACCATACATACAAAAGCCATTAGAGTTAGGTGCTGATGTAGTTGTACATTCTGCTACTAAATATTTAAATGGACATGGAGATGTAATAGCTGGATTTGCAGTAGGAAAAGAGGAATTTATAAATCAAGTTAAACTATTTGGTATAAAAGACATGACAGGATCAGTTATAGGACCTTTTGAAGCATTTCTAATAATAAGAGGGATGAAAACATTACAATTAAGAATGGAAAAACATTGCAGTAATGCTATGGAAGTAGCAAAGTTTTTAGAATCTCATCCAGCAGTTGAAAAGGTTTATTATCCAGGATTAGAAAGCTTTGAATACTATGAACTTGCTAAAAAACAAATGAATTTGCCTGGTGCTATGATTTCCTTTGAACTAAAAGGTGGAGTAGAAGAAGGTAAAGCAGTTATGAATAATGTTAAATTGGCTACTCTAGCAGTAAGCCTTGGAGATGCAGAAACATTAATTCAACATCCAGCATCAATGACTCATTCTCCTTATACAGCGGAGGAAAGAAAAGAAGCAGGTATAAGTGATGGGTTGGTAAGGTTGTCTGTAGGGCTTGAAGATGTAGAAGATATAATTAGTGATTTAAAACAAGCTTTAGATTTAATAGTTAAATAA
- a CDS encoding nucleoside deaminase → MESYIGYAIAEAKKALEIGEVPVGAIIVKENKIISKSHNLKEALKDPTAHAEILAIRKACNVLGNWRLKGCKMYVTLEPCAMCASAIIQSRISELHIGTFDPVGGACGSVVNITNNAYLKSNLNIKWLYNDECSRIITNFFENIR, encoded by the coding sequence ATGGAAAGTTATATAGGATATGCAATAGCTGAAGCAAAAAAAGCATTAGAAATAGGAGAGGTTCCCGTTGGAGCTATTATAGTTAAAGAAAATAAAATTATATCTAAAAGTCATAATTTAAAAGAGGCGCTAAAAGATCCAACAGCACATGCAGAAATATTAGCGATAAGAAAAGCATGTAATGTGCTTGGAAATTGGAGATTAAAAGGATGTAAAATGTATGTAACCTTAGAACCTTGTGCTATGTGTGCTAGTGCAATAATTCAATCTAGAATAAGTGAATTACATATAGGAACTTTTGACCCAGTAGGAGGGGCATGTGGATCGGTAGTAAATATAACGAATAATGCTTATTTAAAAAGTAATTTAAATATTAAATGGCTATATAATGATGAATGTAGTAGAATAATAACAAATTTTTTTGAAAATATTAGATAA
- a CDS encoding MFS transporter, whose translation MILIAVCDSTRGIFIPIFKNQFNVNNTKIGLMLTISTLGYTLFTYLGGILCEKKGQKKVYSIGILIISICFLLLNFVPNYIILVILMFLINGGQAFLAISSNTIIPIIFISFQAIIMNLTHFNYGMGLALSQRIFGILLYRGITWRRIYLCLSIITFIVYLLSFFINIPVINKSKDDNKIRSKEIFKDKLLYFYIFGLGFYVFSEIATGNWFVNLMENGYKYNKNQSSYYIFLFSALLALGRLLGGFLVEKFSYIKSVCVSLTMALIMYTLGITLGQKGLILISLSGIFFSIIYPTVVLTISKAYSTNSSYVTGIVVTLSSFVNMIINFFMGCLNDSIGIYASYYLIPISLFISLMFMFLIHKNIKKLA comes from the coding sequence ATGATATTAATAGCTGTTTGTGATAGTACAAGAGGAATTTTTATTCCTATATTTAAAAATCAGTTTAACGTAAATAATACTAAAATAGGATTAATGCTTACAATAAGTACATTAGGATATACATTATTTACATATTTAGGCGGAATATTGTGTGAAAAGAAAGGTCAGAAGAAAGTTTATTCTATAGGAATTTTAATAATAAGTATATGTTTTCTCTTATTAAACTTTGTACCTAATTACATAATCCTTGTTATTTTAATGTTTTTGATAAATGGAGGACAAGCTTTTTTAGCTATATCTAGTAACACAATAATACCTATAATTTTTATAAGCTTTCAGGCTATAATAATGAATTTAACTCATTTTAATTATGGAATGGGATTAGCTTTATCACAAAGAATTTTTGGTATACTTTTATACAGAGGTATAACATGGAGAAGGATATACCTTTGCTTATCAATAATAACTTTTATAGTGTATTTATTATCATTTTTTATTAATATTCCTGTGATTAATAAATCAAAAGACGATAATAAAATAAGATCAAAAGAAATTTTTAAAGATAAATTATTGTATTTTTATATATTTGGATTAGGATTTTATGTATTTAGTGAAATAGCTACAGGAAATTGGTTTGTTAACTTAATGGAGAATGGATATAAATATAATAAAAATCAAAGTTCATATTATATATTTTTATTTTCAGCATTGCTTGCTTTGGGAAGGTTACTAGGAGGATTCTTAGTAGAAAAATTTAGCTATATAAAGTCAGTATGTGTATCATTGACTATGGCTTTGATAATGTATACTTTAGGAATCACATTAGGACAGAAGGGATTAATTTTAATATCATTATCTGGAATATTTTTTTCTATAATATATCCTACAGTAGTTCTAACTATTAGCAAAGCATATTCTACTAATAGTTCTTATGTAACAGGAATAGTAGTAACTTTGTCTTCTTTTGTAAATATGATTATAAATTTTTTTATGGGATGTTTAAATGATTCAATAGGTATTTATGCATCATATTATCTTATTCCTATAAGCTTGTTTATTTCTTTAATGTTCATGTTTTTGATACACAAAAATATAAAGAAATTAGCTTGA
- the recR gene encoding recombination mediator RecR yields MDFYPIAIEKLIEEFAKLPGIGYKTAQRLTLYVLNLPKEEVKEFSEALVKARGTIKYCSVCGNFTDKDPCAICSNPNRDKSIICVIEQPKDIMSMEKIREYNGVYHVLHGNISPMAGRGPEDIKLRELIRRIDGSVNEVIVATNPNVEGEATAMYISKILKPLGVKVTRIAHGVPVGGDLEYADEVTLAKALEGRIEL; encoded by the coding sequence TTGGATTTTTATCCTATAGCTATAGAAAAATTAATAGAAGAATTCGCTAAATTACCGGGTATAGGTTATAAAACAGCACAAAGACTTACTCTATATGTACTAAATTTACCTAAAGAAGAGGTAAAAGAATTTTCAGAGGCATTGGTAAAAGCCAGGGGTACAATTAAATATTGTTCTGTATGTGGTAATTTTACAGATAAAGATCCCTGTGCCATATGTAGTAATCCCAATAGGGATAAATCTATTATTTGTGTAATAGAACAACCTAAAGATATAATGTCTATGGAAAAGATAAGAGAATATAATGGAGTATATCATGTATTACATGGAAATATATCGCCTATGGCGGGAAGAGGACCCGAAGATATAAAATTACGAGAATTAATAAGAAGAATAGATGGCAGTGTAAATGAAGTTATAGTTGCTACTAATCCTAATGTAGAAGGAGAAGCAACAGCTATGTATATATCTAAAATATTAAAACCTCTAGGAGTTAAAGTTACAAGAATTGCCCACGGAGTACCTGTAGGTGGGGATTTAGAATATGCAGATGAGGTTACTTTAGCTAAAGCATTAGAAGGAAGAATAGAATTATAA